Proteins co-encoded in one Candidatus Thermoplasmatota archaeon genomic window:
- the sepF gene encoding cell division protein SepF: MGLAKKIFGDKKSDLTEGYVDLEKYVDSTGDSMGSVKMKVALGEIRQYDDLKVLSDYVYGGNVLILDFSAIADEEVILKRVTNELKRITDDIGGDIAGIGNNLMIVSPSGVKVDRRKIRGTNA; this comes from the coding sequence ATGGGATTAGCAAAGAAAATTTTTGGCGACAAAAAGTCAGATTTAACAGAAGGATATGTTGATTTAGAAAAATATGTCGACTCAACCGGCGATTCGATGGGTTCAGTAAAAATGAAGGTTGCCTTAGGTGAGATCCGTCAATACGATGACTTAAAAGTACTTTCGGATTATGTCTACGGTGGAAACGTTTTGATTCTTGACTTTTCTGCAATCGCTGATGAAGAAGTAATTCTGAAAAGAGTCACCAACGAGTTGAAGAGGATTACCGATGACATCGGTGGTGACATCGCAGGTATTGGGAACAACCTGATGATTGTTTCACCTTCTGGTGTAAAAGTTGATCGTCGGAAAATCCGTGGCACCAATGCATAA